In the Populus trichocarpa isolate Nisqually-1 chromosome 1, P.trichocarpa_v4.1, whole genome shotgun sequence genome, one interval contains:
- the LOC7478069 gene encoding F-box protein PP2-A12 isoform X2, protein MGANLSSSFADPNVYSLVGSLCLQPSPPPPRIKPGLGDLPESCVALVLEYLNPSEICRLAKLNRAFRGASWADFVWESKLPVNYEDLIERVFGDGLEDKLCKREVYTRLCRANTFDDGTKKAWLDKRTGGVCLSIASKGLAITGIDDRRYWNHIPTEESRLAGQVQVDPSIFLPNFFEELCLINYELGGYMIGPSRASTQLHIFSKSGGLRLMVNLNSHFQRGPIACSSDYNWGGLLRGSVAASVTLSMSMVGI, encoded by the exons atgGGCGCTAATCTTTCTTCAAGCTTTGCAGACCCAAATGTTTATTCTCTTGTTGGGTCTTTATGCTTACAACCATCACCACCGCCACCAAGGATAAAGCCAGGTCTTGGTGATTTACCAGAGAGTTGTGTCGCTTTAGTTCTTGAATATTTAAACCCATCAGAGATTTGCAGATTGGCTAAATTAAACAGGGCATTTCGTGGTGCTTCTTGGGCTGATTTTGTTTGGGAGTCAAAATTGCCTGTGAATTATGAAGATTTGATTGAAAGAGTTTTTGGTGATGGTCTCGAAGATAAGTTGTGTAAGAGAGAGGTTTATACCAGGCTTTGTAGAGCTAATACTTTTGATGATGGCACCAAG AAAGCATGGCTGGATAAGAGAACAGGAGGTGTATGCTTATCCATTGCTTCCAAGGGGTTAGCGATAACAGGAATCGATGATCGAAGATATTGGAATCATATTCCAACAGAGGAATCTAG atTGGCCGGTCAAGTCCAAGTTGATCCGAGTATTTTCTTGCCAAACTTCTTCGAAGAG TTGTGTCTTATTAATTATGAGCTTGGAGGTTATATGATTGGACCTTCAAGGG CTTCAACTCAGTTGCATATCTTCAGCAAATCTGGTGGTTTGAGGTTGATGGTCAATTTGAATTCCCATTTCCAGCGGGGACCTATAGCCTGTTCTTCAGACTACAATTGGGGCGGGCTGCTAAGAGGTTCGGTCGCCGCATCTGTAACACTGAGCATGTCCATGGTTGGGATATAA
- the LOC7478069 gene encoding F-box protein PP2-A12 isoform X1, which produces MGANLSSSFADPNVYSLVGSLCLQPSPPPPRIKPGLGDLPESCVALVLEYLNPSEICRLAKLNRAFRGASWADFVWESKLPVNYEDLIERVFGDGLEDKLCKREVYTRLCRANTFDDGTKKAWLDKRTGGVCLSIASKGLAITGIDDRRYWNHIPTEESSFNSVAYLQQIWWFEVDGQFEFPFPAGTYSLFFRLQLGRAAKRFGRRICNTEHVHGWDIKPVQFQLWTSDGQYASSQCFLEDPGKWNLYHAGDFVVDGTNASTKLKFSMTQIDCTHTKGGLCLDSILVYPCKLKEGLGHF; this is translated from the exons atgGGCGCTAATCTTTCTTCAAGCTTTGCAGACCCAAATGTTTATTCTCTTGTTGGGTCTTTATGCTTACAACCATCACCACCGCCACCAAGGATAAAGCCAGGTCTTGGTGATTTACCAGAGAGTTGTGTCGCTTTAGTTCTTGAATATTTAAACCCATCAGAGATTTGCAGATTGGCTAAATTAAACAGGGCATTTCGTGGTGCTTCTTGGGCTGATTTTGTTTGGGAGTCAAAATTGCCTGTGAATTATGAAGATTTGATTGAAAGAGTTTTTGGTGATGGTCTCGAAGATAAGTTGTGTAAGAGAGAGGTTTATACCAGGCTTTGTAGAGCTAATACTTTTGATGATGGCACCAAG AAAGCATGGCTGGATAAGAGAACAGGAGGTGTATGCTTATCCATTGCTTCCAAGGGGTTAGCGATAACAGGAATCGATGATCGAAGATATTGGAATCATATTCCAACAGAGGAATCTAG CTTCAACTCAGTTGCATATCTTCAGCAAATCTGGTGGTTTGAGGTTGATGGTCAATTTGAATTCCCATTTCCAGCGGGGACCTATAGCCTGTTCTTCAGACTACAATTGGGGCGGGCTGCTAAGAGGTTCGGTCGCCGCATCTGTAACACTGAGCATGTCCATGGTTGGGATATAAAACCTGTACAGTTTCAGCTATGGACTTCAGATGGCCAGTATGCCTCTTCCCAGTGTTTTTTGGAAGATCCTGGGAAATGGAACCTCTACCATGCCGGGGACTTTGTGGTTGATGGCACCAATGCATCAACAAAGCTCAAGTTCTCAATGACACAGATAGACTGTACACACACCAAAGGTGGTCTATGTTTGGACTCCATATTAGTATATCCATGTAAATTAAAAGAAGGGTTAGGGCATTTTTAA